The DNA segment AATGGTATGAAAGCAACGATAACCGCGATCACACTATAGAGAAATGGCCATTTCACAACAAAAGTCATATATGCAATGGCTAAACAATACGTTACAAATAAAAAGCCATGAATTGCCCCGACAACTGCTACTGCTTCTGGAAGACCAAAGAAATATTTTAAAGGCATTGCCAAAAATACCAAAATTAATAACGAGCTACCTTCTAATAATCCCATGAAACGAAACCGCTTAAGTGGTTTTTTAATCATATTATACCCTCCTACTTACTACATCACTTATTATAGAGAGCCTAAGGGTATGGTGTACAGTGAAATTATGACGTTATCTTATTTTTATTACCTTCATCTTCAATGAATTGTCACAGGTATGTGAACCATTTTCTTCTCCACAACCGGAATCCAGATTTCTGAACGATAGTCTTCCTTACTGGCATCGTCATTCGTATATACTTCCAATTCAGGTGAACCACTCGGACGAAATGCACTTGCTGGGAACCATTCACTGTAGATCTTTTCCCACATCGATTGCATCGCTTGCGGCATTGGACCTACTATGGCAAAA comes from the Paenisporosarcina antarctica genome and includes:
- a CDS encoding DUF3817 domain-containing protein, whose protein sequence is MIKKPLKRFRFMGLLEGSSLLILVFLAMPLKYFFGLPEAVAVVGAIHGFLFVTYCLAIAYMTFVVKWPFLYSVIAVIVAFIPFGNLLFDRRLQKLETV